The genome window AGGAGCGACGGCCGACTGGCAGGCTGAGGCAGTATGTCAGGAGTGGTGTTTTGTGGCGGAAGATCTCGCCGGTCGATGATGACTTAAGTCCGATGGCATGAGCGGTTCTGTTTCGTTCGACAAAGGCGTCGGTTTAGCAATCAGGGTATATTGTTGCAGGGTTCAATGCGGGTGGTACCGCGGATTTGATAAGTCCGTCCCGGAATACAGATTGTATTCCGGGGCTTTTTTTGTTTCATAGGAAAGTGCGAGAGCACATTCTATTTTGATAATTTTTCAAAAAAAGTCCCCGGAATGCACAAAACTAAATTTTAGGAGGATTGTGACATGGAATTTTTAACAGGTGTAAAAGAAAAAGAAACTTTAGAGATCAGCCAGTTATTAAAAGACGGAATGCCGGGAAGTACGGTGAAGGTAAACGGAGCCGTTCATGCAGTCCGCAACATGGGAACAGTCGCCTTCATCATTCTGCGGAAACGGGAGGGGCTGCTTCAATGTGTTTATGAAGAAGGTACGGCAGATTTTGACGTGAGAGAGATTCGGGAGGCGCAGAGCGTAGAAGTGTCCGGAATTCTGGAGAAGTCGGAAAGGGCGCCTCACGGCGTAGAAATCCGGCTTACCGGTATCCGGATCCTTGGCCAGCCGAAGGAAGCACTTCCGCTTGCAGTGTCCAAGTGGAAACTGAATACGTCCCTGGAGGCAAAGCTGAACTACCGCTCCATTTCCCTTAGAAATATAAAAGAGAGGGCCAAATTCCGGATTCAGGAAGGAATCGTAAGGGGCTTCCGTGAATTCTTGTATCAGCAGGGCTTTACGGAGATCCACACGCCGAAAATCGGGGAGAAGGGAGCAGAAGGCGGCTCCAACGTATTTAAGCTGGACTATTTTCACCGCCCGGCGGTTCTCGCCCAGAGCCCGCAGTTCTACAAACAGATGATGGTGGGCGTATTTGACAGAGTATTTGAGACCGGACCGGTGTTCCGCGCGGAGAAACACAACACCAAACGGCATTTGAACGAATATACCAGCCTGGATTTTGAGATGGGTTATATTGACGGCTTTGAAGATATTATGGCAATGGAAACCGCATTTCTCCAGTATATGATGGAACTTTTGAAGAAAGACTATACAAAGGAACTGGAGATTCTGGAACTTAAGCTTCCCGATGTGTCCCGGATTCCGGCGATCCGTTTTGATGAGGTGAAACGTCTGGTCTCGGAAAAATATGACCGGAAGATCCGCAATCCGTTTGACTTGGAGCCGGAGGAAGAGCAGCTGATCGGACAGTATGCGAAGGAAGAATGGGGCAGCGATTTCGTCTTCGTCACCTATTATCCTTCTAAGAAGCGTCCCTTCTATGCGATGGACGATCCGGAAGATGAGAGATTTACACTGAGTTTTGATTTATTGTTCCGCGGGCTGGAAATCACGACCGGCGGGCAGAGAATCCATGATTACGACATGCTGATCCAAAAGCTGGAAAAGCGCGGCATGTCTGCAGAGGGCATGGAGGCATATCTTGACACCTTCAAGCACGGAATGCCGCAGCATGGAGGCTTAGGAATCGGAATGGAACGTCTGACCATGCAGCTTTTAGGAGAGGAAAATGTCAGAGAGACCACATTGTTCCCGAGAGATTTAAGCAGGCTGACGCCGTAATGTGACAGTGCAGCATGAGTAAGAGAGGTAGAAAGATGGCAAATAAAATATCAGACGAGACGATTGAATATGTAGGAATTCTTGCAAAGCTGGAATTGTCTGCCGAAGAAAAGGCACAGGCAAAGTCGGATATGGAGACGATGCTGGATTATATAGATACGTTAAATGAACTGGATACCCGGGGGATCGAGCCGATGTCTCATGTATTTCCCGTCCACAATGTATTTCGTGAGGACGTAGTGGAAAATGGAGATCAGCATGAGGAAATGCTGGCGAATGCGCCACAGAAAAAGGAGCAGAGTTATCAGGTGCCGAGGACATTTGCGTAAGCTGCATCAAAGGGCGCTTTTGTAAGGAAGGTACCTAAGGATTCGGATAGAAGGAGTAGGATATGGATATTCTGAGTATGACAGCCGTGGAGCTTGGGAAGAAGATCCGGGCGAAGGAAATAACGGTAAGAGAGGCGGTCCAGGCTTGTTTTGACCGCACCACCGAGGTGGAGGATCAGGTAAATAGTTTTGTGACGCTGGAAAAAGAAGAAGCTTTTCGGCGTGCCGAAGCGGTGCAAAAAGGGATCGAGGAAGGAAGATTTACCGGATATCTTGCGGGCGTACCAGTGGCGGTTAAGGACAATTTGTGTACCAGAGGAGTGCTGACCACCTGCAGCTCTAAGATTTTGGAAAACTTTATTCCGACATATACGGCCGAAGCGGTGCGGAATCTTAATAAGGCTGGAGCGGTCGTGATCGGGAAAACGAATATGGACGAATTTGCCATGGGAAGTACCACGGAGACTTCCTACTATGGAGCGACGAAGAATCCGTGGAATCTGGCGCATGTTCCGGGTGGTTCCTCCGGCGGCTCCTGCGCGGCGGTGGCGGCAAGAGAGGTGCCCTACGCTTTAGGGTCAGACACGGGCGGCTCGATCCGCCAGCCAAGTGCGTACTGCGGCGTTGTGGGAATCAAACCGACATACGGAACGGTGTCCCGGTATGGCCTGATCGCGTATGGTTCCTCCCTGGATCAGATCGGACCGATCGCGAGAGATGTGACGGACTGTGCGGCAATTCTTGAGGCGATCGCCTCCCACGATGTAAAAGACAGTACGTCGGTTCTGCGGGAGGATACGGATTTTACCAGTGCATTAAAGTGTGATGTGAAGGGAATGCGGATTGGAATCCCCCAGGATTATTTTACAGAGGGGCTGGATCAGGAAATTCGTGACGCCATCTTTGCGGCCGCAGAATGTCTTAAGAGGCAGGGCGCAGTCGTGGAGAAATTTGACTTAGGGCTGGTGAAATATGCGATTCCGGCATACTACGTCATCGCTTCTGCCGAGGCGAGCTCGAACCTTTCCCGGTTTGACGGGGTAAAATACGGATACCGCACGAAAAATTATGAAGAATTGCATGGAATGTATAAAAAGACACGTTCCGAGGGATTTGGACCGGAGGTAAAGCGGCGGATCATGCTGGGTTCTTTCGTGTTAAGCTCAGGATATTATGACGCATACTATCTAAAAGCACTGCGGACCAAGGCGCTTATCAAGAAAGCGTTTGACGACGCATTTTCCAGATACGATATAATCCTGGCTCCAGCAGCGCCGCAGGTGGCGCCGAAGCTGGGAGCGTCGCTTAGTGATCCGCTTAAAATGTATCTCGGCGACATTTACACAGTCTCCGTAAACCTTGCGGGGCTTCCGGGAATCAGCATTCCGGTGGGAAGAACCTCCGGGGGCCTTCCAATCGGCATGCAGATGATCGCGAATTGTTTCCAGGAGAAGAAGCTGTTTACGGCGGCATATACGTATGAATGTCTGACTGAGAAAAAATGGGTGTCCCGGTGGCCGCATCTCAGGCGAAATGGGGAGGACATACCAGCAGGGGAAAAAGAAGGAAGGGAGGAGAAATAGATGGCGAAGCAATATGAGACGGTGATCGGACTTGAGGTCCATGTGGAGCTTGCGACGAAGACCAAGATTTTCTGCTCCTGCAGCACGGAGTTTGGCGGAGCGCCGAATACGCACACCTGTCCGGTATGTACCGGTATGCCGGGTTCTCTTCCGGTCCTCAACAAAAAGGTGGTAGGGTACGCGATGGCGGTGGGACTTGCGACGAACTGTAAGATCACGCAGGTTAGCAAATTCGACCGGAAGAATTATTTTTACCCGGATAACCCGCAGAACTATCAGATTTCCCAGCTTTATCTTCCGATTGCCCGTGATGGTTACGTGGAGATCGAGGTGGGGGATATCAAAAAGAAGGTGCGGATTCATGAGATGCACATGGAGGAAGACGCTGGTAAACTGGTTCATGATGAATGGGAGGACTGTTCTCTTGTAGATTATAACCGAAGCGGCGTTCCGCTTATAGAGATTGTCTCCGAGCCGGATATGCGCTCCGCCGATGAGGTGATCGCTTATTTGGAGAAGCTGCGTATGATTTGCCAGTATCTCGGCGCTTCTGATTGTAAATTGCAGGAAGGCTCCATGCGTGCAGACGTAAACCTTTCCGTGAGAGAGGTGGGGGCGAGTGAATTCGGAACCAGGACCGAGATGAAGAACCTGAACTCATTTAAAGCGATCGCCCGTGCAATCGAAGGAGAGAGGGAGCGTCAGATCGAGCTGATCGAAGAAGGGAAAAAGGTCGTTCAGGAGACCAGAAGATGGGACGACAACAAGGAATACTCCTATGCAATGCGTTCGAAGGAGGACGCCCAGGATTACCGGTATTTTCCGGAGCCGGATCTGGCGCCGATTGTCATCAGTGATGAATGGATAGAAGAAATAAAGTCCCGTCAGCCGGAGCTTCGCACAGAGAAGCTGATCCGGTACAGGAAAGAATTCGATATTCCGCAGTATGATGCCGAGATTCTCACAAGCTCCAAGAAAATGGCGGATATTTTCGAGGCGGCAACGGCCATCTGTAAGAAGCCGAAGAAGGTGTCTAACTGGCTGATGGTAGAGACCATGCGTCTTTTAAATGAAAAGGGGCAGGAGCCGGCCGATATTGCATTTTCGCCCGAGAATCTTGCGAAACTGGTAAATCTTGCCGATTCCGGGACGATCAATAGCTCTGTGGCAAAGGAAGTATTTGAAAAAATATTTTCAGAGGATATTGATCCGGAGAAATACGTGGAGGAAAATGGCCTTAGGACCGTAAATGATGAGAGTGCTCTTCGTGAATTGGCGCAAAAGGTGATAGGCAGTAATCCGAAGGCGGTGGCCGATTACAGGGGAGGGAAGGAGAAAGCCCTTGGCGCGCTGGTCGGACAGATCATGAAGGCCATGAAGGGAAAAGCAAATCCCGGTATGGCAAGCCAGGTTTTGAAGGAAATGCTGGACTTGTAAGGGAGAAGAAGTTTGGATTTGCGATTCTAATATTAGAAATAGTCTTATATACAGTTCTACTGTTGTGGAAGCTGCAAGTGGAAGCGGGAACTGTGATAAGGCTATTTCTTTATTTTGAGAAAACGGTGCTTGACAAATGAAAATGTGTAAATAGGGATTCAATAATGCAGAAAAATGTGTAAAAAGCATAGATTAAAGTTGGAAAAAATGTGTAAAAGAGCGATAATAATAGAAAGAAGCGCCAATGCTGATGCTTTGAAAGAAAAAAGAATTGATTTTCACGTCAACTCTTTAGAATATCTTTAGTTTTTCCCGACGCCTGCCTTAAGAATTTTCAGGTATTTTATTTATAGGTTAATCGGGGAAGGGTTAAAATAACAGAACGGAGAACCTCTCCGTTTAGAATAAAAGAGAGAAGGGGACAGATTACTATGGAAATGAATCATGTACTGATTGTAGAGGACGACAAGGAGATCCGCGAAGGAATTGAGATATACCTTCGCAGTCAGGGATATAAAGTTTTTCAGGCGGCAAATGGAATTGAGGGTCTCGACATCATAGAAAAAGAAGAGATTCACCTTGCCATCGTAGATGTGATGATGCCGCGCATGGACGGAATCACCATGACCATGAAGCTCCGTGAGAAATACGATTTTCCGGTCATCATGCTGTCGGCAAAATCCGAGGAGGTGGATAAGATCACGGGCCTTAATTTCGGCGCCGATGATTATGTGACGAAGCCATTTACCCCGATGGAGCTTCTGGCGAGGGTCAATTCCCACCTCAGAAGATACCGCCGTTTCGCGGAAAAATTAAACGGAAAAGAGGAGAATTCCAACATTCATGTGATCGGCGGCCTGGAGCTCAACGAGGATACGGTGGAGGTATCGGTGGACGGAGAACCGGTAAAACTGACGCCGATCGAATACAAGATCTTACTGTTGCTGATGAAGAGTCCGGGCAGAGTATTTTCCGCGGAGGAAATCTATGAACGTGTATGGAATGAACGCGCCATCAACACAGATACCATCATGGTTCATGTCCGCAATATCCGTGAAAAGATCGAGAGCTGTCCGAAAGAACCAAAATATTTAAAGGTGGTGTGGGGCGTTGGATACAAAATTGAAAAACAGGCGTAAGCTGGCGATATTTCTTATTATATGCACAATTCTGATTCCAACCTTCGTGGTGATATATCAATATCCATATGTTTATAACGATTCCCGGGAGATGAGCGAGCAGAATCAGGAAGGCTATCTGACATCGGAGAGCTTCATGGGCAGTTTTTTGCGCACGGCCTGTGTGATGTATCAGAATGAAGAAGGACAGGAGGCGGGGAAGAGGCTCCTAGATGGGTATCCCTTCTATAACAGGGATTATGACTGCTTAAGTCCCTATCTGGAATATCAGGTGCAGGATCAGGAGGAAAATATTCTGGACGGAAATACCAGCGATATGAAGAAGCAGAAAATGACGCTGGATAATCTGAAAACGCAAGCGTATTTTGGCGTGGCCCTGGAATTTGACAGTGAGGGGAAGGCGTCGATGGTCGAGGTGGTCGGAGAGCGGAAAGAGGAGCAGATCTTTACTCTGCGCGAGCTTTTGAATGACCCGGATTACTGGATCACGGAAGATAATGAGTACTACGAGGACAGAACTTTAGAAATCGACGGCACGCAGGTCTGGGCCAGTTCGATACTGCCGCCCAGAGACAGAACCTACTATTTTGTCATGACCAGGGAGGGACTTGAGCGGTGTCTGCAAAATGCCTATGTCGGAGGCATACGCTCCGATGAACTGGTCTATCTGGTCCTGGCGCTTTCGGCCTGCGTGGGACTTGTGGCTTTGCTGCTTCCGCATTTTAAGTCCCTGGGGACGGGGGAGGAGTGGATATTTCACGCCCCGCTGGAATTGGTGGTCATTTTGGGAAGTACCGGACTTGGCGCAATCTCGGGCTATTGTGATGAGCTTTTCATGAAAACGGATTCCTACACGACAGCCGGCGATTATCTGATATGGATTCTGTATTTTGGCCTTATGTACTGGGTATTTGTCTGTCTGAGACAGATTCACGCGTTGGGCTTTCGAAGATACTGTCAGGAGAGGACCTGGACCTGGCACGCGTATAAATGGCTGCGCGGCCGCTGGAGATCGATCTGGCTCTGGGCCAAAAGGCAGATTGACAAGGTATATCATGTGGTGGATACATTGGATTTTACGGAGAAAAGCAATCGTACTATTTTAAAAATCGTGCTGATTAACTTTGTGCTCCTGGTTTCCATCTGCATGTTCTGGTTTTACGGAATTATCGGGCTGGTTATCTATTCTGTCATTTTGTTCTTCATTTTACAGAGATATTATGGAGAACTTCGTGACAAATATACATTGATTCTAAATGCGACAGGCAGGATCGCGGAAGGGCATCTGGATACGGAGATCGGCAAGGATTTGGGAATCTTTACTTCATTTGGGACGGAGCTTGACAAGATCCAGCGTGGTTTCAAAAAGGCAGTGGACGAAGAGGTGAAGAGTCAGAAAATGAAGACGGAGCTGATCACGAATGTGAGCCACGATCTGAAAACTCCGCTGACTGCCATCATTACTTATGTGAATTTGTTAAAAGAGGAGGGCGACGAGGAGAAACGGCGTGCGTATGTCGGAGTCCTGGAGCAGAAATCGCTTCGCCTGAAAGCACTGATTGAGGATTTGTTTGAGATCAGCAAAGCCAGCAGTGACAATATCACGCTGAATTTGGTAAACCTTGATATCGTAGGTCTTTTTAAACAGGTGAGCTTTGAGATGGAAGATAAGCTTAGGGAAAACGGGCTCGTGATGCGGTTTTCCCACCCCGAAGAAAGAATCATTCTTCATCTTGACAGCCAGAAAACATATCGGATTTTTTCCAATCTGATTGGAAATATTTCCAAATACGCCCTGCCAAATACCCGCGTATATGCGGAAATCAAAGTGGCAGGCGGTGAGGTGGTCATTACTTTGAAAAATGTCTCTGCCACGGAACTGAATTTTGACCCGGAGGAAATTACAGACCGTTTTGTGCGTGGCGATTTATCGAGAAATACGGACGGCTCCGGACTGGGGCTTGCCATCGTTAAGAGTTTTGTAGAGCTGCAGGGAGGAACGTTCCGGATTGAGACGGAGGCAGATCTCTTTAAAGCGCAGATTCGGTGGCCGGTCAGGAACGCTATTTGATTTGAAAATTGTGAGAAGAAAGGGGACAGTGGCGAACAAAAAGTAACAATTGAAAGGTGAAAAAATAATATAGAAATTTAAGCGGGCTGAATAAGCCCGTTTTTTATTTTAGCTTTTTGAAAAAGGAAAAAATTTCTAAAATTACGAAAAATGAAATTGCTGAATAAAATAAAAAAGGGTTCATAAAAAAGAAAGGAATAGAAATCAGTCATAAATGCTTTTTTGAATACCGAAATTATCTGTACAAAAAGGAAAATAAAGAATAATAGACAAAATAATAACGCGAAATTTGTCGAATATGACAAAAAAGAAAATTTTCTTCATAATATATTGAAAAAAATTTTCAGAAGAAATATAATGACTACAACAAACAAATCAGCCTAATAGCAGAGGAGGAAAAGAAAATGAGACCAGAAGAACTGAAAGAAGCTCTCAAGGGAATATGCGCCATTGCGGTGACCCCGATGACAGAGGATCGTCAGGTGGATTACGAGGGAGTGAGAAGCCATATTCGTTTTCTGAAGAGTAAAGGCATTAACAGGGACAACAACTGTACGCTGGTTGTTGGCGGAAGTACCGGTGAGTGTGGAGCGCTTACCATCGCAGAGCGGAAAAAATTAATTGAGACAGCGGTTGACGAGGCCGGCGAGGAACTTCCGATCATTGCAGGATGTAATCACAGTAATATCGAGGATGTCAAAGACTTAATGAAGCATGCAGAAGGAGCGGGGGCTGCAGGTGTCATGGTTCTTTCCCCTTATTACTATGTACCCACAGATGATGCTGTGCTTAGATTTTATAAAGAGATATCCAAAGCAGCGAATATCGGCATTCTGTTATACAACAACCTGGAAGTTACACACAAGGATGTACCGTTGGAAGTAATGGAGCAGTTGATCGGGGATTCCAACGTGGTAGGTATCAAAGAGTGTACACCGAACTTTGCAAAGATGGAAAAAGTTGCTCGTAAGATCGGTGACAAGATTGCAGTTATCAATGGACACGGTGAATTCCTTGAGCCGTTTGCAGCAGTTGCCGGCACGGCAGGATTTATTTCCAGCACATCTAACTTCGCGCCGGAGATTGCGGTGGAAATGTGGAAGGCAAGAAGCGCCGGAGATTATGTCAAGGCAAAGAAGATTCGTGACAGATTGGCTCCGTATCTGGATCTTGCGGCAGCAGAGAGCGCAACAGGCGGCGAGCCCGTAGTTCTGGCAATCTTAAAGAGAGCAGCGACTCTGGTCGGCTCTAACTGTGGACCGGGACGTATTCCGCTTCCGGAGATCAGCGAAGAATTAGAGGCAAAGATCCAGAATATGTTAAAAGAGGTTGGACTTATCTAGGTATTTGGTAAAAGAGATAAAGTACATATAAATTCAATGCCGCAGCTTCAGGGGAAGTTGCGGCAGCACAAAAAGGAGGAGTGAACAGATGAAAAAGAAAATATTATCAGTAATTCTTTGTTTGGCGATGATTTTAGCATTAACCGCATGTGGTAATAAGTCTGAATCCAATACTAAGTCGGAGGGTAAAGATGATGAATCAGGCGGGCAGACACAGCTTACTTTGCTGAGGTTGGGGGATCTCACAAAGGCTGAACCGATTTTTGCACCGATAGTAGAGAGTTTTGAAAAAGATAACCCTGATACGAAGATCAAGTTTGAAGCAATGGCATGGGCAGAGGCAACAACAAAATTGAAACTTCTCGGAGCGCAGGGAGAATTGCCGGATGTTACATTTATCAATATCATTAATGGCTGGGATCTGGCATCGGCAGGCTATCTGATGGATCTTTCCGATTTGTTTGAAAAGGATGAGACCCTTAAAGCAGAACTGCCACAGGCAGTTGTGGATATTGCTACAACCGCAGACGGCTCTATGTATTGGATTCCATCTGCTACCGGTGCATTTAGCCTTTGGTACAACAAAGACATTTTTGAGCAGGCAGGCCTGGATCCGGATTCTCCGCCGCAGACGATAGAAGAGATGATTTCCTATGCAAAAACGATTACGGAAAAGACAGGAATCCCGGGACTTGGCTGGGGAATTAAGTCTTTGGAAGATTATGCGAATGTAATAGAAAGTTTTTATTCCAGCTATACAGGCGTAGATATCTGGAATGATGCAGAGAAATGCTTCACCTTTGAAAAGGATGAAAATAATAAGAAGCAGATGCTGGAAGTTCTTGAACTGGCAGCAGCTATTACAAATGACTATGGAATTACACAGAATAACCCGATTGAGTATAATCCATTTGCACTTAGAACAGTATTCCGTGACGGACAGTGTGGTATGTATCTTGATGGCGTTTGGGCTGTAAAGGAATTCCAGGAAGAATTAAATAAAGGAGAAGACAGCAAATTTGCAACAGCTCTGTTCCCGGCAGGACCGGCAGGCTCACATCCGATCATGGGCTGTGACGGCTGGTCAATCCCGGCAGAATGCAAGAATACAGAAGAAGCATGGAAGCTTGTGCAGCATCTGATGTCATCTGATAATCAGACACGGCATGCTTCCCAGTGGGGCCTTCTTCCTATTCTGGAGTCTGAAAAAGATAAAGAGGAATTTTCCGGCGACTATTGGAAGGCATTGGTAGAACAGGAGCAGACCGTATCAGCAAGACCGAAAGATAAAAATGTGGCGATGATTGAACAGGCTATCGCAGACGGAGCACAGGCAGCAGCTATGCGGACGAAGACTCCGGAAGAAGCAGTTGATTACATGATTCAGACCGTAAAAGCGAATTATGTAGAATAGTAGCAGCGTGATGGGCAGTTTATCTGCCCATCTTTGGCTTTAGGTATTGGAAAGGTGGTTGTAAATGAAAACAAAAATGAAAAAGAAAAAGAACGCTTTGCCTTACTTGTTTTTGGCACCTGCGATATTCGTTATTATTGCTATTTTTGCAATACCGCTGGTCAATCTGCTGTGGTATTCCTTTGCAAAAGTGGATCTGATCGGTAATTTCCGATCCTGGGCCGGATTTAGCAATTATAAATATTTATTTACGGAAGCATTTGCACAGACCATGGTGAGGACCCTGATATGGGTAGTGTTTGGAATAGCGGGAATCTTCGTGGTCGGTACGGCTTTGGCGCTCGCGCTGAATAAGCCGATTCCGGGAAGAGGCTTCTTTCGTGCAGTGGTTATCATCCCATGGGTCATTCCGCACGTATTTGCAGGGACGATGTGGAGTTGGGTGCTCAATTCAACGAATGGAATTGTAAATACGCTCCTTTTGGAGATCGGGCTGATTAAACAGCCTATCAGCTTTTTGGGACCGGATTTTGCGTTGGCAACAGTGATTTTTATTCGTATCTGGAAGGGAGTACCGTTCTGGGTCATGAGTCTGCTGTCAGCATTGCAGACAATTCCATTTGAAGTAGAAGAGGCAGCGAGGCTGGATGGCGCGGTGGGACTTAGATATTTTTGGCATATCACACTGCCGTTATTACGTCCGGTCATGATCATGAGTGGAACGATTTTGATGGCATGGTCCTTTACAATCTTTGATCTGATTTATGTAATTACCGGAGGCGGCCCGTTAAATGCGACAGAGCTTTTGAGTATCACAATTTACAAAAAGGCGTTTATCAATGCAGATTTGGGCGGCGCATCAGCAATCGCGATCTTTACGATGGTATTTGTATCTATTATCGCGTTCTTCCTTATGAAACATAATGCAAAGGAGGAAAATTGATGAATAAGAAGAGAAAACGGAAACAGCTTAAGGATTACATTATACGATATATTGTGATTATCATTTGGGTGATTATTGCACTTCTTCCTATTTATGTGGCGGTCATGACATCATTCACGCCATTTGAGAAACTGGGAGAGCGCATGTTGTTCCCGAAATATTTCAGGTGGCAGAATTATGTGGAGGTCGCAACACAGACTCCGATGTGGGAATATCTGAAGGCGTCCGTTATATACGCACTGGGAACCAGTGTTTTTACGATTGTGATCTCGATCCTTGGAGCGTATGCATTATCGCGATTCCGGTTTCGGCTTAAAGTGGGATTTCTGATGCTGATCGTGGCAATTCAGGTCATTCCGCAGATTGTCATTGTGACTCCACTCTATGGAATCTCAAATTCAACGGGATTATATGATACGTATATTATGGTCATCTTTGCGATGGTAGCGTCGGCAATCGCAAATCCGATCTTGCTGCTAAAGGGATTTTTCGACAGTATCACCAGTACCCTGGAGGAAGCGGCGGCGGTAGATGGCTGTACAAGGCTGGGGGCGCTTGTCAGGATTATTCTTCCGATTTCCATGCCGGCGATCACGACAGCCTTTGCCCTTTCGTTTTTTACAGGCTGGGACGCATATCTGTATCCGATGATTCTGACATCTTCTCCGGGGAAAGTTTCCATGACGGTGGGATTGTCACGAATGGTCGACATTGTAACGCCGTGGAACTGGGTAATGGCCGGAACCGTTGTTGCCATTATTCCGCCAATTTTGGTTTATTTGCTGGCACAGAAGTATTTGATCGGAGGATTGACAGCAGGAAGCGATAAATAAATGAAAATGATACATCAGGAGGAAAGAGATATGAGTGAAACGGGATTATTGAAGATAGGAGTAGGAAGATTTTTATATGGCGCAGGCGCTGTGCATGAGCTGCCGGGGGAGATTTTGCGCTATGGGGTGCGCGCAGTTCTGGTAGGCGGAAAGACGACCCTTCCTATGGTAAAGAACCTTGTTTTGGCCGGGATGGAGGAAAAAGGAATTGAAAGCGAATGGATATTGATGAACGAACCCAATTCCGTAGATTTCGCGGGAAGACTGGCGGAAATGGCAAAGGAAAAGGGAAGCCAGGTCATTGTTGCGATTGGCGGCGGAAAGTGTATGGATCTGTGTAAGGTGTTCTCTGACTTTGCCGGACTTCCGCTCATTACCGTTCCGACTTCCGTTGCGACCTGTGCCGGAACCTCAGCGGTAAGCATCATGTACACGAAAGAGGAAGGACGCTATGACTGCTCGATCCCGAAGGAAAAAGAGGTGGATTCTACGATTGCGGACCTGGATCTTATCGGAGCTTCACCGAGGAGATTGTTCGCGTCCGGCATCATGGATTCTATCGCAAAATTGCCGGAAATCGTAAACGGAAAAGAGAGCATGACCTATCCGGAAGTGTCTGTGTACAAGTATATGGCCTATAGTAATTCCATATTTATTTATGACTTTCTGACGGAAAATGGCGTGAAGATCTATGAGGATCCGAAGGCAGATGAGAGGCTTCTTCGGGACGTGACGCTGGTCAATCTTTTGATTACTTCGATGGTGAGTGGATTTTCCAGCGGCGCCGATCAGCTG of Roseburia hominis contains these proteins:
- a CDS encoding sugar ABC transporter permease, with translation MKTKMKKKKNALPYLFLAPAIFVIIAIFAIPLVNLLWYSFAKVDLIGNFRSWAGFSNYKYLFTEAFAQTMVRTLIWVVFGIAGIFVVGTALALALNKPIPGRGFFRAVVIIPWVIPHVFAGTMWSWVLNSTNGIVNTLLLEIGLIKQPISFLGPDFALATVIFIRIWKGVPFWVMSLLSALQTIPFEVEEAARLDGAVGLRYFWHITLPLLRPVMIMSGTILMAWSFTIFDLIYVITGGGPLNATELLSITIYKKAFINADLGGASAIAIFTMVFVSIIAFFLMKHNAKEEN
- a CDS encoding carbohydrate ABC transporter permease; this encodes MNKKRKRKQLKDYIIRYIVIIIWVIIALLPIYVAVMTSFTPFEKLGERMLFPKYFRWQNYVEVATQTPMWEYLKASVIYALGTSVFTIVISILGAYALSRFRFRLKVGFLMLIVAIQVIPQIVIVTPLYGISNSTGLYDTYIMVIFAMVASAIANPILLLKGFFDSITSTLEEAAAVDGCTRLGALVRIILPISMPAITTAFALSFFTGWDAYLYPMILTSSPGKVSMTVGLSRMVDIVTPWNWVMAGTVVAIIPPILVYLLAQKYLIGGLTAGSDK
- a CDS encoding dihydrodipicolinate synthase family protein, translating into MRPEELKEALKGICAIAVTPMTEDRQVDYEGVRSHIRFLKSKGINRDNNCTLVVGGSTGECGALTIAERKKLIETAVDEAGEELPIIAGCNHSNIEDVKDLMKHAEGAGAAGVMVLSPYYYVPTDDAVLRFYKEISKAANIGILLYNNLEVTHKDVPLEVMEQLIGDSNVVGIKECTPNFAKMEKVARKIGDKIAVINGHGEFLEPFAAVAGTAGFISSTSNFAPEIAVEMWKARSAGDYVKAKKIRDRLAPYLDLAAAESATGGEPVVLAILKRAATLVGSNCGPGRIPLPEISEELEAKIQNMLKEVGLI
- a CDS encoding sensor histidine kinase, with translation MDTKLKNRRKLAIFLIICTILIPTFVVIYQYPYVYNDSREMSEQNQEGYLTSESFMGSFLRTACVMYQNEEGQEAGKRLLDGYPFYNRDYDCLSPYLEYQVQDQEENILDGNTSDMKKQKMTLDNLKTQAYFGVALEFDSEGKASMVEVVGERKEEQIFTLRELLNDPDYWITEDNEYYEDRTLEIDGTQVWASSILPPRDRTYYFVMTREGLERCLQNAYVGGIRSDELVYLVLALSACVGLVALLLPHFKSLGTGEEWIFHAPLELVVILGSTGLGAISGYCDELFMKTDSYTTAGDYLIWILYFGLMYWVFVCLRQIHALGFRRYCQERTWTWHAYKWLRGRWRSIWLWAKRQIDKVYHVVDTLDFTEKSNRTILKIVLINFVLLVSICMFWFYGIIGLVIYSVILFFILQRYYGELRDKYTLILNATGRIAEGHLDTEIGKDLGIFTSFGTELDKIQRGFKKAVDEEVKSQKMKTELITNVSHDLKTPLTAIITYVNLLKEEGDEEKRRAYVGVLEQKSLRLKALIEDLFEISKASSDNITLNLVNLDIVGLFKQVSFEMEDKLRENGLVMRFSHPEERIILHLDSQKTYRIFSNLIGNISKYALPNTRVYAEIKVAGGEVVITLKNVSATELNFDPEEITDRFVRGDLSRNTDGSGLGLAIVKSFVELQGGTFRIETEADLFKAQIRWPVRNAI
- a CDS encoding sugar ABC transporter substrate-binding protein translates to MKKKILSVILCLAMILALTACGNKSESNTKSEGKDDESGGQTQLTLLRLGDLTKAEPIFAPIVESFEKDNPDTKIKFEAMAWAEATTKLKLLGAQGELPDVTFINIINGWDLASAGYLMDLSDLFEKDETLKAELPQAVVDIATTADGSMYWIPSATGAFSLWYNKDIFEQAGLDPDSPPQTIEEMISYAKTITEKTGIPGLGWGIKSLEDYANVIESFYSSYTGVDIWNDAEKCFTFEKDENNKKQMLEVLELAAAITNDYGITQNNPIEYNPFALRTVFRDGQCGMYLDGVWAVKEFQEELNKGEDSKFATALFPAGPAGSHPIMGCDGWSIPAECKNTEEAWKLVQHLMSSDNQTRHASQWGLLPILESEKDKEEFSGDYWKALVEQEQTVSARPKDKNVAMIEQAIADGAQAAAMRTKTPEEAVDYMIQTVKANYVE